One Salvelinus fontinalis isolate EN_2023a chromosome 27, ASM2944872v1, whole genome shotgun sequence genomic region harbors:
- the LOC129824826 gene encoding radixin-like produces MPKAVNVRVTTMDAELEFAVQPSTTGKQLFDQVVKTIGLREVWYFGLQYMDAKGYHTWLKLDKKVSSQDVKKENPLQFKFRAKFFPEDVSEELIQDITQKLFFMQVKEGILSDEVYCPPETAVLLASYSVQAKFGDFTRDLHRPGYLTSDHLLPQRVLEQHKLSREQWEERIQVWHEEHRGMLKEDAMLEYLKIAQDLEMYGVNYFDIKNKKGTELWLGVDALGLNIYEKEDKLTPKIGFPWSEIRNISFNDKKFIIKPIDKKAPDFVFYAPRLRINKRILQLCMGNHELYMRRRKPDTIEVQQMKAQASEEKHQKQLERAQLENEKKKREAIELEKEQMEREKQELMMRLYQFEEKTKKAEKDLQEQMQRAMQLEVERRKAEDEAARLEAERQAALLAKEELARHAQDQMHNQEQLAAELAEHTAKIALLEEAKRRKEEEADTWQHRAQEAQEDLLKTKEELHMVMTAPPPPPPPPMFVEVPMFVDNHEVTTPAEEQNDHDSEENNSTYSADLQNEGFHDHRLEEERLTETEKNERVQKQLMALSSELAQARDDTKHTQNDLLHTENVRAGRDKYKTLRQIRSGNTKQRIDEFEAL; encoded by the exons GTGGTAAAGACCATTGGCTTGAGGGAAGTCTGGTACTTTGGCCTTCAGTATATGGACGCCAAAGGATACCATACCTGGCTGAAGCTTGACAAAAAG gTGTCGTCCCAGGACGTGAAGAAGGAGAACCCGCTGCAGTTCAAGTTCCGCGCCAAGTTCTTCCCCGAGGACGTCTCTGAGGAGCTGATCCAGGACATCAcccagaagctgtttttcatgcAG GTGAAGGAGGGCATCCTGAGCGACGAGGTCTACTGCCCCCCAGAGACGGCCGTGCTGCTGGCCTCCTACTCCGTCCAGGCCAAGTTCGGAGACTTCACCCGGGACCTCCACCGGCCCGGCTACCTCACCTCAGACCACCTGCTGCCCCAGCG cgtTCTGGAGCAGCATAAGTTGTCCAGGGAGCAGTGGGAGGAGAGGATCCAGGTGTGGCACGAGGAACACCGTGGAATGCTCAA AGAGGATGCCATGCTGGAGTACCTGAAGATCGCCCAGGACCTGGAGATGTACGGCGTCAACTACTTTGACATCAAAAACAAGAAGGGGACCGAGCTGTGGCTGGGTGTGGACGCCCTTGGACTCAACATCTACGAGAAGGAAGACAA ACTGACCCCGAAGATTGGCTTCCCCTGGAGCGAGATCAGAAACATCTCCTTCAACGACAAGAAGTTCATCATCAAGCCCATTGACAAGAAGGCCCCG gaCTTTGTGTTCTACGCCCCTCGCCTGCGCATCAACAAGCGCATCCTGCAGCTGTGCATGGGCAACCACGAGCTGTACATGCGCCGCCGCAAGCCAGACACCATCGAGGTGCAGCAGATGAAGGCCCAGGCCAGCGAGGAGAAACACCAGAAAcagttggagag GGCCCAGCTGGAGAacgagaagaagaagagggaggcCATCGAGTTAGAGAAggagcagatggagagagagaagcaggagcTAATGATGAGGCTCTACCAGTTTGAGGAGAAGACCAAGAAGGCAGAGAAAG ACCTGCAGGAGCAGATGCAACGTGCCATGcagctggaggtggagaggaggaaggcggaGGACGAGGCTGCCCGCCTGGAGGCTGAGCGTCAGGCCGCCCTGCTGGCCAAGGAGGAGCTGGCCCGTCACGCCCAGGACCAGATGCACAACCAGGAGCAGCTG GCCGCGGAGCTGGCCGAGCACACGGCTAAGATCGCCCTGCTGGAGGAGGCCAAGAGACGCAAGGAGGAAGAGGCCGACACATGGCAGCACAGG GCCCAGGAGGCCCAGGAAGACCTGCTGAAGACCAAGGAGGAGCTGCACATGGTGATGACGGCTCCTCCTCCGCCGCCCCCTCCCCCCATGTTTGTGGAGGTGCCCATGTTCGTGGACAACCACGAGGTGACGACTCCGGCGGAGGAGCAGAACGACCACGACAGCGAAGAGAACAACAGCACATACAGCGCCGACCTGCAGAACGAGGGCTTCCACGACCACCGCCTGGAGGAGGAGCGTCTCACTGAGACCGAGAAGAATGAGCGTGTGCAGAAACAGCTTATG GCCCTGAGCTCGGAGCTGGCCCAGGCGCGTGACGACACTAAGCATACCCAGAACGACTTGCTCCACACAGAGAATGTGCGCGCCGGCCGGGACAAGTACAAGACCCTGCGGCAGATCCGATCGGGCAACACCAAGCAGAGGATTGACGAGTTTGAGGCCTTATAA